In a genomic window of Lepisosteus oculatus isolate fLepOcu1 chromosome 5, fLepOcu1.hap2, whole genome shotgun sequence:
- the ccpg1 gene encoding cell cycle progression protein 1 isoform X4 yields the protein MSENSSDTESSCGWTIISNEGSDIETLGPENGGGDSLDVPENLPALEEELQDVPSVQRAKSSEERAETSLEDTLKEDTLQETLAVSEVGQEQATEEQVTFGSSSDHSDIVTLEPSRAAELGVWEDRGSEEQETGASEELYLGTSSSSQYSFRAPETPGSLTSSWKLPESLRDLRSRLTGCLSGSHSLPVFPAEPRVDDSSSDESHERPSPVLRKRRVRRSTAPASGAEEGPAGGAGEQEQEPQAAAAAAATVVTPQGHVSGTLNKCILLALVIAISMGFGHFYGTVQIQERQKLVERLHENELNDVRDDLYLCQKEQDAIVESKSQKEDLALRLKQTAEERHTIESRQKSLVNENQHLKNSLEREEESLSTLQEELRNLRAQVRSLEEVGAGTDSIITENQRLKDHLEEEKQRIHSFLRQKETLMAEAQMLRRELDRERKVTDELKEELERMSRTLKDEGEADPETEELQARLTELEKKLNFEQQRSDLWERLYVETREENSKGDKPKKPKEGIFTKVKETFDAVKNSTKEFVHHHKEQIKKAKEAVKENLKKFSDSVKSTFRHFKDSATRAFDKTHKSYEKRYQERKDVKPVKHEYHEPPRHRRDQDDGQASWQHQHQRPFHRHPRKSTTDTYQAKQNMRKTGAKTCNKEERESHRIPKGCSGVFDCAYQESMSLFNKALDPIRADEFTQLIRSYLKKEVDHFHHWRELESFINSFFHNGVFIHDQMLFTDFVSGVEEYLEDMDEYQQHSDDVFEDLDEYVYRHFFGDTYSKQYGPSRPFEGPVSRNTDDRHRRQERKHQRAHSRHHRERKWSKPGRASGRHMANVKIELGPMPFDPKY from the exons ATGTCCGAGAACTCGAGTGACACAGAGTCCTCTTGTGGATGGACTATCATAAGCAATGAG GGCTCTGACATTGAAACGCTTGGCCCTGAGAACGGAGGAGGAGATAGTTTGGACGTCCCAGAGAACCTGCCTGCTTTGGAGGAGGAACTGCAGGATGTGCCATCAGTCCAAAGGG CCAAGAGCAGTGAAGAGAGGGCTGAGACATCTCTTGAAGACACCTTAAAAGAGGATACGTTACAAGAGACACTGGCTGTTTCTGAG GTAGGACAAGAGCAGGCCACAGAGGAGCAGGTGACGTTTGGGTCTTCCAGTGATCACTCCGACATCGTGACCCTGGAGCCGTCGAGGGCGGCAGAACTCGGGGTCTGGGAGGACAGGGGCAGTGAAGAGCAGGAGACGGGGGCCAGCGAGGAGCTGTATTTGggcacctcctccagcagccaGTATTCCTTCAGAGCTCCAGAGACGC CAGGTTCATTGACAAGCTCCTGGAAGCTTCCGGAGAGTTTGAGGGACTTGAGGAGTCGCCTGACAGGGTGTCTGTCTGGCAGCCACTCTCTTCCAG TGTTTCCGGCTGAGCCCCGGGTGGACGACTCGAGCAGCGACGAGTCGCACGAGCGGCCCAGTCCAGTGTTGAGGAAGCGCCGGGTGAGGAGAAGCACGGCGCCGGCCTCGGGGGCGGAGGAGGGGCCGGCCGGAGGAGCCGGGGAGCAGGAACAGGAACCgcaggcggcggcggcggcggcggcgacaGTGGTGACCCCTCAGGGCCACGTCAGCGGCACCCTCAACAAGTGCATCCTGCTGGCACTGGTCATCGCCATCAGCATGGGCTTCGGGCACTTCTACG GGACAGTGCAAATCCAAGAAAGGCAGAAACTGGTTGAGAGGCTCCATGAGAATGAACTGAATGATGTGCGAGATGATCTGTATCTATGTCAGAAGGAGCAGGATGCCATTGTAGAGAGTAAG TCTCAGAAAGAAGACCTTGCATTGCGTTTAAAGCAGACGGCAGAAGAAAGACATACGATTGAGTCGCGTCAGAAAAGTCTGGTGAATGAGAACCAGCATTTGAAGAACTCCCTGGAGCGTGAAGAAGAGTCTCTGTCCACCTTGCAGGAAGAGCTGAGGAACCTGAGGGCACAGGTCAGGAGCTTggaggaggtgggagcaggaACGGACTCTATCATCACGGAGAACCAGAGGCTGAAGGACCACCTGGAGGAGGAGAAGCAGCGCATCCACAGTTTCCTGAGGCAGAAGGAGACCCTGATGGCCGAGGCTCAGATGCTCAGGAGGGAGCTGGACCGGGAGAGAAAGGTGACCGATGAGCTCAAAGAGGAGCTGGAACGCATGAGCCGCACATTAAAGGACGAAGGGGAGGCAGACCCAGAGACGGAGGAGCTGCAGGCCAGGCTGACGGAGCTGGAGAAGAAGCTTAACTTTGAGCAGCAGCGCTCGGATTTGTGGGAGAGGCTGTACGTTGAAACCAGAGAGGAGAATTCCAAAGGCGACAAACCCAAGAAGCCCAAAGAAGGCATTTTTACTAAAGTGAAGGAGACCTTTGACGCTGTGAAAAACTCCACGAAGGAATTTGTGCACCACCACAAGGAACAGATAAAGAAAGCCAAAGAAGCGGTGAAGGAGAACTTGAAGAAGTTCTCCGACTCGGTGAAGTCCACCTTCAGGCACTTCAAGGACTCCGCCACACGCGCCTTTGACAAAACCCACAAATCCTATGAAAAGAGGTATCAAGAAAGGAAGGATGTAAAGCCTGTTAAACATGAGTATCATGAGCCCCCACGCCATCGCAGAGATCAGGATGATGGCCAAGCGTCTTGGCAGCATCAACACCAGAGGCCATTTCACAGGCACCCAAGAAAGTCAACAACTGATACCTATCAAGCTAAACAAAACATGCGCAAGACAGGGGCTAAAACTTGCAATAAAGAGGAAAGGGAATCGCACAGGATTCCCAAAGGATGCTCTGGTGTGTTTGATTGCGCATACCAGGAATCAATGAGCTTGTTTAACAAGGCCCTGGATCCCATTCGAGCAGATGAATTCACTCAGCTAATCCGCAGCTACCTTAAGAAAGAAGTGGATCACTTCCACCACTGGAGGGAGTTGGAGAGTTTCATCAACAGTTTCTTCCACAACGGAGTGTTCATACATGACCAGATGCTGTTCACGGATTTTGTCAGTGGTGTGGAGGAATACCTAGAGGACATGGATGAATATCAGCAACACAGTGATGATGTTTTTGAAGATTTGGATGAATATGTATACAGACACTTCTTTGGTGATACCTATTCAAAACAGTATGGCCCAAG TAGACCCTTTGAAGGGCCAGTTTCAAGAAATACAGACGATAGGCATCGCAGACAAGAACGGAAGCACCAGCGAGCTCATTCTCGCCATCACAGAGAGAGGAAATGGAGCAAACCTGGTCGCGCGTCAGGAAGACACATGGCGAATGTCAAAATAGAGCTGGGTCCAATGCCCTTTGATCCAAAATATTAA